The region GGTCTCGACGTCGGTGAGCAACTCGGGCCGGTGGTCGGCGGCGGCCCGGCAGCGTCGGACCGGCTCGACCAGGCGCCACCGCTCCCCGTCGAGCAGGTACGCCTCGATCAGCGCGAACCGTGCGTCCACCCCGGAGCGGACGTCCCCGGCAGCGTCGGCGCGTTCGGCGAGCCGTTCCAGGGCCACCTGTCGGGCCGGACCGTCGGGCAGGTCCCGGGCGTCGGCGAGCGCCGCCTGCATCGCTGGTGTTCGACGCGGCGCGACGCGGTCACCAGCGCCGGTGGGTGGCATGCCGGTGCGGCTGCCGGTGAACTCGTCCCGGCCGGTCACGACGGCACCGCACCGGGCAGTCGGCGGACCGCCACCGCGAGCTGGCAGCCGGTGGTGATGCCACAGTCGAGCAGGTGGTCGAGCTGGTGCGGAGTCACCCCACGTTCCAGGTCGGTGATCACCTCGCCGTAGACGCGGGCCCGACCGTCGTCGTCGACGTGCGTGAACGCCTTGGGCCAGAGCCGGTCGTGGTTCCACGAGTTGCAGAAGGCGTACAGCGCGGGCACCTGCTCGATTCCGAAGGTGGTGGTGACCATGGTGCGGACCTGGAGAAGCTCCCCGGCGTCGCCGAGGCGGAGGAACCAGATCAGGTTGTCGTCGAAACGGCCCATCAACTCGCCGTCCACGCTCAGGCCGACCGACCGGCCGCGGGCGGCGAGCACCGCGGCGACCAGTTCGCCGCTCAGTGGACGCAGCGCACCCGGGTGCCCGGCCAGCGGATCGTCGGGATCGTTCGCGATTTCCGGCGACGCCATGGGGCATCCCTTCTGAGGCGGATATCACGACCGGCGGTGGGGTTCGTGTTGCGACGCGCGGACACGACCCCGAAAAGCGGGGATCTGTGCGGCCCCACCGTTACCGTGACTCTATGGCGGGCCGTACCTCTCAGGCGAGCCGGCGGCGCGGCGCGTCGCCGCGCGGTGGCACCAACAGTCGTGCCCGTCAACCGGCGAAGAAGACTCGGGGGCCGGTCCGACGTCGGACCACGCCGGCCCGGCCCGGCCCGGCCGTCTACGTGGGCCGCGCGGTCGGTGCACTGTGGATGGGTCTGGCGCACGGAATGGGTTGGGCGGTGCGGGCCGCCGGTCGGCAGGCCGCCTCGGCCCGTGACCTCGACCCGGAGCACCGCCGGGACGGCGCCGGGCTGCTGTTGTTCGGGCTGGCCCTGCTCTCGGCCGTGGCCCTCTGGTTGTCCGGCGCGGGCCCGGTGGGCGCGCGCCTGGCCGACACGGTGCGGCTGTTCCTGGGTGCGATCTCGGTGGTCGTGCCGGTGCTGCTGATGATCGGGGCGTGGCGGCTGATGCGTCAGCCGGCCGACCCGGAGCACCGGGGTCGCGGCCTGATCGGCTGGGGCTCGCTGCTGGTGTCGACAGCCGCGCTGCTCCAGATCGGCCAGGACCCGGTGACCACCGTGCAGCGTGACTACGCCGGTGGCCTGGTCGGCGCCGGCGTGGGCGGGTTGCTGGAACGGGCGGTCACCGCCTGGGTGGCCGTACCCCTGCTGGTCCTGCTGTTGCTCTTCGGCCTGCTCGTGGTCACCGCGACGCCGATCAACAAGATTCCCGAGCGGCTGGGTCTGCTCGCCGGCGGGCTGGTCGCCCCTCCGGAGGCCGCGGAGGAGGCCGACGAGCCGGCGGCGCGGCCCGCGCGCAAGCGGCCGGCGAAGCGGACGCCCGCGCCACTCGACCCGGACGACTTCGAGGACCTGGACGGCGCGGACCTCCAGGAGACGATGGTGTTGCCGCGCAAGCCGCCGGCGAAGGTGCCGGCGAGCCGCAAGCCGCCGGTCGAGCCGCCGGAGCACTCACCCGCCCCGACCCGGGCCGAGCAACTCGCGTTGACCGGCCTGGCCGGTGACTACACCCTCCCGCCGGCCAACATGCTCAGCACCGGGGCTGCCGCGAAGACCCGGAGCAAGGCCAACGACGAGGTGATCGCCGCGCTTACCGGCGTGTTCGACCAGTTCGACGTGGACGCCGCCGTCACCGGCTTCACCCGCGGCCCGACCGTGACCCGCTACGAGGTGGAGTTGGGCCACGGCGTCAAGGTCGAACGCATCACCCAGCTGTCCCGCAACATCGCGTACGCGGTGAAGTCGCCGGACGTGCGCATCCTCAGCCCGATCCCGGGCAAGAGCGCGGTCGGCGTGGAGATCCCGAACACCGACCCGGAGAACGTCGCCCTCGGTGACGTGCTGCGCTCGCGGGCGGCGACCAGCGACCACCACCCGATGGTGGTGGCGCTCGGCAAGGACATCGAGGGCGGCTACGTGGTGGCCAACCTCGCGAAGATGCCGCACATCCTCATCGCCGGCGCCACCGGGGCGGGCAAGTCGAGCTGCCTGAACACCCTGCTGGTGTCGATCCTCACCCGGGCCAGCCCGGACGAGGTGCGGCTGCTGCTGATCGACCCGAAGCGGGTCGAGATGACCGGCTACGAGGGCATCCCACACCTGGTCACCCCGATCGTCACCAACGCCAAGAAGGCGGCCGACTCGCTGGACTGGGTGGTCCGCGAGATGGACATGCGCTACGACGACCTCGCCGCCAACGGGGTCCGGCACATCGACGACTTCAACCGCAAGGTCCGCAACGGCGAGATCAAGGCCCCGCCGGGCAGCGAACGGGAGATGCGCCCGTACCCGTACCTGCTGGTGATCGTGGACGAGCTGGCCGACCTGATGATGGTCGCGCCCCGCGACGTGGAGGACTCGGTCGTCCGGATCACCCAACTGGCCCGAGCCGCCGGCATCCACCTGGTGCTGGCCACCCAGCGCCCCTCGGTCGACGTGGTGACCGGTCTGATCAAGGCGAACGTGCCGTCCCGGCTGGCGTTCGCCACCTCCTCGCTCGCGGACTCCCGGGTCATCCTCGACCAGCCGGGCGCGGAGAAGCTGCTCGGCCGGGGTGACGGGCTCTTCCTGCCGATGGGGGCCTCCAAGCCGGTGCGCATCCAGGGCGCCTGGGTCACCGAGCGCGAGATCGCCGACGTGGTGAAGTTCTGCAAGGACCAGCGCGAGCCGGAGTTCCGCAAGGACGTGCTGGCCCCGGCGCAGGAGAGCAAGAAGAAGATCGACGAGGACATCGGCGACGACCTCGACCTGCTGGTGCAGGCGGTGGAGTTGGTGGTCACCTCGCAGTTCGGCTCGACGTCGATGCTGCAGCGCAAGCTGCGGGTCGGTTTCGCGAAGGCGGGCCGTCTGATGGACCTGATGGAGACCCGTGGCGTGGTCGGGCCGTCCGAGGGGTCGAAGGCACGCGACGTGCTGGTCAAGCCGGACGAGTTGGACGAGGTCCTGGTCGGCCTGCGCGGCGACGTGGACTGACCGTCGGTCGACCCCGGACAGGGGACTGACCTTCGGTCGACCCCGGACACGCGACGGGCCCGCCGGTATCCGGCGGGCCCGTGTCGGAGCGTGGTCAGTTGTTGATCAGGGCACCGATGATCACCAGGCTGATGATCGCGGCGACGACGCTGGCCGCGGCGGCGTACCAGCCCAGCGGCTTGTCACCGAGCACCGCGCCGACGACGCCGGCGATGACGCCGAGCACGCCGAAGATGATCGGGTTGAGCAGCAGGGCGAGGACTGCGAAGACGAAGCCCACGATGGTGAGGATGCGGGCGGCGTTGCTGCGCGGGCGGGCGGTGCTGGACATATCGGCCATGTCGTCCTCCGGATGAGAGCCTGTGGTGACGAATCGATCACTACCCACTGTGGGGACCTGTCATACCTGCTTCCTCAGTGGAAGACCTTCAGGCCGACCACGCCCGCGATCACGAGCAGCAGGCAGAGGATCCGGGGCAGGCTCGCCGACTCGCCGAGCGCCAGCATCCCGATCAGGGCGGTGCCGACCGCGCCGATGCCGACCCAGACCGCGTAGCCGGTGCCGACCGGGATCTCCCGGAGCGCGTACGCCAGCCCGGCCATGCTCAGGAGCAGTGTCGCCACGAAGATCACGGACGGGACCAACCGGCTGAAGCCGGCGCTGCGGTCCAGGGCGATCGCCCAGGCCGTCTCCAGCAGTCCCGAGATCACGAGTACGAGCCAGGCCATCGTTCACCTCACGGTAGGCGCCCGGGGCTGCCGCGCCGGGACGAGTCGAGTCTGCATCTCACGCGGGGCGTCTTGGCCTGACCGGGTACGCCCACCACTCGTCCGGAGCGGCCGCGAGCATCCGGGGCCACCGCTGCCGACGCTAGCACCGGCGTCCGGGGGTGGGCGGTGACAACCACCACCACCCGTTGACCTGCACCTGACTTCAACTTGCAGGATGGCGACCATGACCCTGCTCTACGCCGACCCCGAGGTCGCCGCCGTGCTGGACGCCGCCACCACGGTCGACGCGATGCGCGCCGCCGTCCTGGCCGCGTACGAGGGACGCCTGATCACCCCGCCCCGGGTCGCCGCCCCGCTCGACGGCGGGCGGATGGTGCTCACCGCCGGGCACCTGGTCGGCGAGTGGTACGGCTTCCGCTCGTACGACACCTTCGGCCACCCGGAGGGCGAGCAGTTGGTGGTGCTGCACGATGCCCGTACCGGGGCGCTCCGGGCGGTCGCGGTCGGCGAGGAGTTGGGTTCCCGTCGCACCGGGGGGTTGGGGGGTCTCGCGGTCGACGCGCTGGCCCGACCGGACGCGGAGAGCCTCGGGGTGATCGGCTCCGGCCGGCAGGCCTGGACGCAGGTGTGGGCCGCCGCCGCGGTCCGCCCGTTGCGGGAGGTGGTCGTGCACAGCCGCGCCGTCGCCCGACGAGATGCCTTCGCCGCCCGGGTCCGCGCCGAGCTGGGTGTGCCGGCCCGCGCGGTGACCAGCCCGGAGTCGGCCGTGTCCGGGCGGGACGTGGTGGTGCTCGCGACCACCAGCCCGACCCCGGTGCTCCGCGCCGCCGACCTCAGCCCCGGCACGCACGTCAACGCGGTCGGCTTCAAGCAGCTCGACCGCAGCGAGTTCGGCACCGACCTGCTGGACGCCGCCGATCTGCTGGTCACCGACTCGCCGACCCAGGCGGCGGACTACCAGCCGCCGATGCTCGCGGCCACACCCCCGTACGCCGGGCGGTTGGGTGACCTGGGCGGCATCCTGGCCGGCGCGGCCCCCGGCCGGACCGCCGCGGACCAGGTCTCCGTCTTCTGCTCCACCGGTCTGGCCGGGACCGAGGTCTTCCTGCTCGACGCGCTGACCCGGGTGGGTGCCGCAGCGCGCTGACCGGCTCGCCGCGACCGCTGGCGGCGCACCGGCCCCGACCCCGCGACCCGGCACACCGGGGCGAACCGAAGGTCCCTGCACGTCCCCGGCCGCCCGCGTGCGCGGGCTACCCCGGCTGGCCCGGTACCCTCGGATGGTGTCTGCCACCGCTCCTTCTCCTTCCGACAACGCCGAGGGCCGCCGCGTCGCCCTGCTGACCCTCGGCTGTGCCCGCAACGAGGTCGACTCGGAGGAGCTGGCCGCCCGGCTGCACGCCGACGGCTGGCAGGTGAGCACCGACGGCGAGGGCGCCGACGTGGTGGTCGTCAACACCTGCGGCTTCGTGGAGAAGGCCAAGCAGGATTCCATCCAGACCCTGCTCGCCGCCGCCGGGACCGGTGCCAAGGTGGTCGCGGCCGGCTGCATGGCCGAGCGGTACGGCCGGGAGCTCGCCGACAGCCTGCCCGAGGCCCAGGCGGTGTTGAGCTTCGACGACTACCCGGACATCGCCGCCCGGCTGAACGCGGTCGTCGCCGGCGAGCAGGTCACCGCGCACACCCCTCGGGACCGGCGTGAGCTGCTGCCGTTGACCCCGGTTAAGCGGCGTGACAGCGCGGTGTCGCTGCCCGGGCACGGCACCGTGACCCGCGCCACCGTCGACACCGACGAGCACACCCCTGCGCACCTGCGGCAGGTGCTGCGCCGCCGCCTGGACACCGGCCCGGTGGCCTCGCTGAAGCTCGCCAGCGGCTGCGACCGGCGCTGCGCCTTCTGTGCGATCCCCGCCTTCCGTGGCGCGTTCGTCTCGCGTACGCCGGACGAGCTGCTCGCCGAGGCGGAGTGGCTGGCCAAGACCGGCGTTCGGGAGCTGGTGCTGGTCAGCGAGAACTCCACCTCGTACGGCAAGGACCTGGGCGACCCCCGCGCGCTGGAGAAGCTGCTGCCGCAGCTCGCCGCGGTGACCGGCATCGTCCGGGTGCGGGCGAGCTACCTCCAGCCGGCCGAGACCCGGCCTGGGCTGGTCGAGGCGATCGCCAACACCCCGGGTGTGGCCGCGTACTTCGACCTGTCGTTCCAGCACTCCAGCGAGCCGGTGCTGCGCCGGATGCGCCGTTTCGGGTCCACCGACCGGTTCCTGGAGCTGCTGGCGGGTGCCCGTGCGCTTGCTCCGGACGCGGGCGCCCGGAGCAACTTCATCGTCGGGTTCCCCGGCGAGACCCGCGCCGACGTCGACGAGCTGGTCCGGTTCCTGACCGAGGCCCGGCTCGACGCGATCGGCATGTTCGACTACAGCGACGAGGACGGCACCGAGGCCGCCGGGCTGCCCGGCAAGGTCTCCGCCGCGACGATCAAGCGGCGGTACGACCGGCTCAGCGCGCTCGCCGACGAGCTGTGCTCGCAGCGGGCCGAGGACCGGCTCGGCTCGACCGTCGAGGTGCTCGTCGACTCGATCGCGGACGGCGTGGTGGAGGGCCGGGCGGCGCACCAGGCGCCGGAGGCCGACGGTTCGACCACGCTGGTCGCTCCGGCCGAGGGTGGGGTCGACCTGGCCGCGTTGCGCCCGGGTGACCTGGTACGCGCAACGGTGACCGGCACCGAAGGGGTGGACCTGCTCGCCGTCCCGGATGAGATGATCTCGGCGGCGCCCGGCGCGGCACGGTGACGGCGGGTCCGAGCGGAGCGGGGGAGCCACGTGGTGCGGTGCCGGGAACGCCGCGGCAGTCCGAGCGGAGCCCGGCGGTGACCGGGGCGACGGAGTCGACGCCGGGCCGGGCGGTGGCGGCGGTGGTGCCCGTCCTCAACGCGGCCAACGCGCTGACCGCCCTGCGGCTGGTGCTGGTGCCGGTCTTCGCCGCCTCGGTGATCGTGTCCGGGATGACCCACGCCGGTTGGCGGATGGCGGCCTGCCTGATCTTCGCGGTGGCCTCGGCGACGGACCTGGTGGACGGCTGGATCGCCCGCCGCTTCGGGCTGGTCACCTCGGTCGGCAAGGTGGCCGACCCGATCGCCGACAAGGCACTCACCGGCGCGGCCCTGGTGCTGCTCTCCTGGTACGACCAACTGCCCTGGTGGGTCACCGCGCTGATCCTGGTCCGCGAACTGGGCATCACCGGGCTGCGGTTCTGGGTGATCCGGCACGGCGTGATCGCCGCCAGCCGGGGCGGCAAGCTCAAGACCGCGCTCCAGATCCTCGCCATCGCCTGGTACCTCTGGCCGATGCCGGCCGCCCTCGCCGCCGTCGGCCCGTGGATCATGGCCGCCGCCGTCCTGGTGACGGTCGCCACCGGCTTCGACTACATAGCCCAAGCCCTCCGCCTCCGCCGCCCCCGCTGAACCCCCACCCCACCCCGCCCGCGTCGATCATGAGGTTGTCGCCATCCGGGTCGCGGCGTGTCGCGACGGCAACCTCATGATCGACGCGATCGGGCCGGCAGGGTTGGGGACCGGTCGGTGGGGAAGGATTGGTGCGTGGGAACGGACGAGTCGACGCAGCGGGAAGTGGGTTTCGGACGTCCGGCGGTCGGTGTCTCGGACGACGCGGCGGCGGGCAGCGCGGCGGCAGCGGTGGTGCACCGGCTGGCGCAACGACGCGAGACCCTGGCCACCGTCGAGTCGCTCACCGGCGGCCTGCTGGCCGCCTCGATCGTGGACGTCGCCGGGGTGAGTGCGATCTACCGGGGCGGCCTCGTGGTCTACGCCACCGACCTGAAGGACACCCTGGCCGGCGTGCCCGCCGGCCTGCTGTCCGAGCGGGGGCCGGTGGACCCCGACGTGGCGGCGGCGCTGGCCGAGGGTGGCCGCGAGCGCTGCGGCGCGGACTGGGGGGTCGCCACCACCGGCGTCGCCGGCCCGGAACCGCAGGACGGCAAACCCGTCGGCCTGGTCTACGTCGCGGTCGCCGGGGCGAACGGCGCCGAGGTTCGCCAGCTCGACCTTGACGGCGGGCGGGAGCACGTCCGCGCGACAGCGGTGATCGAGGCGCTACGGCTGCTCGCCGAGCGGATCTACGACGCCGACGCACGGGAAACCGCCCCCGGCGCCCCGACCGGCAACCCCGACACCCCAGAAGTTGTTCCCCCGCCGGACACCTCCGGCGCTCCGGACGGGACCACCCGGGGCAGGGCCGGGACGGCCGGTGCCGCCCACCGGTGAGCCCCGCGCCGACGAACCGACGGGCGGGGCGGGATGTCGCCCGGGCTCGCAACGGGTACGGTTGCGGGAAGGCTCCGACGTTCGGGGTCGGCGCGGCCCCGCCGCGACCGGCTGCCGGCGGCGAGCGCGAGGTATCCCTCAGGGGGAGGTGCGATGATCCTGCTACGCCGGGTGATCGGTGACGCACTGCGAGCGCGCCGTCAGGGGCAGCAGCGCACGCTGCGTGAGGTCTCCACCGCCGCCAACGTGAGCCTCGGCTACCTCTCCGAGATCGAGCGGGGGCACAAGGAGCCGTCCAGCGAGCTGCTCGCCGCGATCTGCGACGCCCTCGGTGCCCGCCTGTCCGAGCTGCTGCGTGAGGTGAGCGACACCGTGGCGCTCGCCGAGCAGATGCCCGGCGTGCTCGTCTCGATGCAGGAGGAGCAGGCCGACGCCGCAGCGGTGCCCAAGAGCACCAGCCGGGGCGTTCGCCAGGTCACCTCCGATGGCAAGGTCGCCGTGTCGGTCCGTCAGGATTCGCCGCTCAAGGCCACCTTGCGCAGCGCGCGTGTGCGCCCCACCGAGCGCGACCGCGACGTGGTCTGCGCCGCCTGAGCCACGTCCTCCCGTTGGGCGTGGGCGGGCTGGCCCCGGCCGCGTAGGGTGGCCGGCAGGAGCTGCCGGTGTTGTCGACCCCCGGTAAGGGTGCCTTCGCTGGCGTTCGACTGGGACGATGGAGACCGGCCGGTCGTGGTCGGCCCGTCCGACCCGACCGTGGTGGAGCGACGCGACTGAGGGGATACCGCGGAGATGGCGAACCCGTTCGTCAAGGGTTGGAACTACCTGATGGCGCTCTTCGGTGCGAAGATCGACGAGCACGCCGACCCCAAGGTGCAGATCCAGCAGGCCATCGAGGATGCCCAGCGGCAGCACCAGGCGCTGGTCCAGCAGGCTGCCGCGGTGATCGGCAACCAGCGTCAGCTGGAGATGAAGCTCTCCCGGCAGATGTCCGAGGTCGAGCGGTTGCAGGGCAACGCCCGCCAGGCACTGGTGCTGTCCGACCAGGCCCGGGCCAAGGGTGACGAGGCCGAGGCGGCGCGGTTCGAGCAGTCGGCACAGACTCTGGCCACCCAGTTGGTCTCCGCCGAGCAGGCCACCGAGGACCTGAAGACCCTGCACGACCAGGCGTTGGGTGCCGCAGCCCAGGCCCGGCGTGCGGTCGAGAACAACTCGATGATCCTCCAGCAGAAGCTCGCCGAGCGCACCAAACTGCTCAGCCAGCTGGAGCAGGCCAAGATGCAGGAGTCGGTGGCCCGTTCGCTGGAGTCGATGTCGTCGCTGACCGCGCCCACCAACACCCCGTCGCTGGACGAGGTGCGCGACCGCATCGAGCGGCGCTACGCCAACGCGATGGGTCGCGCCGAGCTGGCCGGCAACTCCGTCGAGGGTCGGATGTTGGAGATCCAGAAGGCCACCATCGACTCGGCGGGTTCGGCCCGACTGGAGCAGATCCGGTCGAGCATGGCGGGGGAGCAGCTCGGCGGGGCGTCACAGCGACCGGGCGTGCCGCAGGCCGACAACGCCGGCCCGGCGAGCGACCCGACGGCTGCCGCCCG is a window of Micromonospora sp. WMMD961 DNA encoding:
- a CDS encoding YbjN domain-containing protein; translated protein: MASPEIANDPDDPLAGHPGALRPLSGELVAAVLAARGRSVGLSVDGELMGRFDDNLIWFLRLGDAGELLQVRTMVTTTFGIEQVPALYAFCNSWNHDRLWPKAFTHVDDDGRARVYGEVITDLERGVTPHQLDHLLDCGITTGCQLAVAVRRLPGAVPS
- a CDS encoding DNA translocase FtsK, translated to MAGRTSQASRRRGASPRGGTNSRARQPAKKTRGPVRRRTTPARPGPAVYVGRAVGALWMGLAHGMGWAVRAAGRQAASARDLDPEHRRDGAGLLLFGLALLSAVALWLSGAGPVGARLADTVRLFLGAISVVVPVLLMIGAWRLMRQPADPEHRGRGLIGWGSLLVSTAALLQIGQDPVTTVQRDYAGGLVGAGVGGLLERAVTAWVAVPLLVLLLLFGLLVVTATPINKIPERLGLLAGGLVAPPEAAEEADEPAARPARKRPAKRTPAPLDPDDFEDLDGADLQETMVLPRKPPAKVPASRKPPVEPPEHSPAPTRAEQLALTGLAGDYTLPPANMLSTGAAAKTRSKANDEVIAALTGVFDQFDVDAAVTGFTRGPTVTRYEVELGHGVKVERITQLSRNIAYAVKSPDVRILSPIPGKSAVGVEIPNTDPENVALGDVLRSRAATSDHHPMVVALGKDIEGGYVVANLAKMPHILIAGATGAGKSSCLNTLLVSILTRASPDEVRLLLIDPKRVEMTGYEGIPHLVTPIVTNAKKAADSLDWVVREMDMRYDDLAANGVRHIDDFNRKVRNGEIKAPPGSEREMRPYPYLLVIVDELADLMMVAPRDVEDSVVRITQLARAAGIHLVLATQRPSVDVVTGLIKANVPSRLAFATSSLADSRVILDQPGAEKLLGRGDGLFLPMGASKPVRIQGAWVTEREIADVVKFCKDQREPEFRKDVLAPAQESKKKIDEDIGDDLDLLVQAVELVVTSQFGSTSMLQRKLRVGFAKAGRLMDLMETRGVVGPSEGSKARDVLVKPDELDEVLVGLRGDVD
- a CDS encoding SMR family transporter translates to MAWLVLVISGLLETAWAIALDRSAGFSRLVPSVIFVATLLLSMAGLAYALREIPVGTGYAVWVGIGAVGTALIGMLALGESASLPRILCLLLVIAGVVGLKVFH
- a CDS encoding ornithine cyclodeaminase family protein; amino-acid sequence: MTLLYADPEVAAVLDAATTVDAMRAAVLAAYEGRLITPPRVAAPLDGGRMVLTAGHLVGEWYGFRSYDTFGHPEGEQLVVLHDARTGALRAVAVGEELGSRRTGGLGGLAVDALARPDAESLGVIGSGRQAWTQVWAAAAVRPLREVVVHSRAVARRDAFAARVRAELGVPARAVTSPESAVSGRDVVVLATTSPTPVLRAADLSPGTHVNAVGFKQLDRSEFGTDLLDAADLLVTDSPTQAADYQPPMLAATPPYAGRLGDLGGILAGAAPGRTAADQVSVFCSTGLAGTEVFLLDALTRVGAAAR
- the rimO gene encoding 30S ribosomal protein S12 methylthiotransferase RimO, with translation MVSATAPSPSDNAEGRRVALLTLGCARNEVDSEELAARLHADGWQVSTDGEGADVVVVNTCGFVEKAKQDSIQTLLAAAGTGAKVVAAGCMAERYGRELADSLPEAQAVLSFDDYPDIAARLNAVVAGEQVTAHTPRDRRELLPLTPVKRRDSAVSLPGHGTVTRATVDTDEHTPAHLRQVLRRRLDTGPVASLKLASGCDRRCAFCAIPAFRGAFVSRTPDELLAEAEWLAKTGVRELVLVSENSTSYGKDLGDPRALEKLLPQLAAVTGIVRVRASYLQPAETRPGLVEAIANTPGVAAYFDLSFQHSSEPVLRRMRRFGSTDRFLELLAGARALAPDAGARSNFIVGFPGETRADVDELVRFLTEARLDAIGMFDYSDEDGTEAAGLPGKVSAATIKRRYDRLSALADELCSQRAEDRLGSTVEVLVDSIADGVVEGRAAHQAPEADGSTTLVAPAEGGVDLAALRPGDLVRATVTGTEGVDLLAVPDEMISAAPGAAR
- the pgsA gene encoding CDP-diacylglycerol--glycerol-3-phosphate 3-phosphatidyltransferase, giving the protein MTGATESTPGRAVAAVVPVLNAANALTALRLVLVPVFAASVIVSGMTHAGWRMAACLIFAVASATDLVDGWIARRFGLVTSVGKVADPIADKALTGAALVLLSWYDQLPWWVTALILVRELGITGLRFWVIRHGVIAASRGGKLKTALQILAIAWYLWPMPAALAAVGPWIMAAAVLVTVATGFDYIAQALRLRRPR
- a CDS encoding helix-turn-helix transcriptional regulator, translating into MILLRRVIGDALRARRQGQQRTLREVSTAANVSLGYLSEIERGHKEPSSELLAAICDALGARLSELLREVSDTVALAEQMPGVLVSMQEEQADAAAVPKSTSRGVRQVTSDGKVAVSVRQDSPLKATLRSARVRPTERDRDVVCAA
- a CDS encoding PspA/IM30 family protein produces the protein MANPFVKGWNYLMALFGAKIDEHADPKVQIQQAIEDAQRQHQALVQQAAAVIGNQRQLEMKLSRQMSEVERLQGNARQALVLSDQARAKGDEAEAARFEQSAQTLATQLVSAEQATEDLKTLHDQALGAAAQARRAVENNSMILQQKLAERTKLLSQLEQAKMQESVARSLESMSSLTAPTNTPSLDEVRDRIERRYANAMGRAELAGNSVEGRMLEIQKATIDSAGSARLEQIRSSMAGEQLGGASQRPGVPQADNAGPASDPTAAARLDELRASMARERGTGDPTAAG